The Bacteriovorax sp. Seq25_V genome window below encodes:
- a CDS encoding tetratricopeptide repeat protein, translated as MTTKTADSQNFETELKTTELGEFIIKNKAIMVIIIVLVILGILGAGVFHAMDLKNEAKAANSYHAYEVSSLKDFTDSKIDADALVAAFETVSKENTAHNATFTSALLTFDALTAKGNDAQALKIIKDITAKNSFQAILLNTRQAVALEKSGDIDGAIKKLEALQTLDVKVQEGKNYIDLGRLYLKKGNNDMAKKSFEFVKTLNTESVFKSLADHYLQTLK; from the coding sequence ATGACGACTAAAACTGCTGATTCTCAAAACTTTGAAACAGAGTTAAAAACTACGGAACTAGGAGAGTTCATTATAAAAAATAAGGCGATCATGGTTATTATCATCGTTCTAGTTATTCTTGGAATTCTAGGGGCGGGAGTTTTCCATGCAATGGATCTTAAAAACGAAGCCAAAGCTGCTAATAGCTACCATGCATATGAAGTATCTTCTCTAAAAGATTTTACTGATTCAAAAATTGATGCTGATGCACTAGTTGCTGCATTTGAAACTGTAAGTAAAGAAAACACTGCTCACAATGCAACTTTCACTTCAGCTCTTCTAACTTTTGATGCACTGACTGCGAAAGGTAACGATGCTCAGGCCCTAAAAATTATTAAGGATATTACAGCAAAGAATTCTTTCCAAGCAATCCTACTTAATACAAGACAAGCAGTTGCTCTTGAAAAAAGTGGTGATATTGATGGCGCTATTAAGAAGCTTGAAGCACTTCAAACTCTTGATGTAAAAGTTCAAGAAGGGAAGAATTACATTGATCTTGGACGTCTTTACTTAAAGAAAGGTAATAATGACATGGCCAAGAAAAGTTTTGAATTTGTTAAAACTTTAAATACTGAAAGTGTTTTCAAATCACT